In the Streptomyces sp. cg36 genome, one interval contains:
- a CDS encoding MFS transporter, which produces MSSGPATLETESVRERDFRLLWIGSGISQLCGMATVVAFPLLAAQTLGASVGQVGLITAAGYLPWLILTLPAGVYSARLPPRTMLLLADLGRALIVTIVPILSATGHLALWHLYLSNVLVSCATVFYEIVYLSMPPRMLPQDKLVYGNIRLQIARAVSLAFGPTLAGFTVQLVGPESAPLLNSAGFVASASCNLLMRSHIESARGSDRPSGLWAELGEAARFIRGQPVMLASIAGSAVGNCCFAAYEALVVIFLAHDVGIAPGTLGMLLGSVGIGGLIGAFSAGRVSRRLGTARAVWLPAAVLAPTGLLLPLTRAGSGLLLFLCGALLFHAGFSIFTVGQATLVQLLTPPQLLQRTVACVRFISRGMLFFGGLVGGGLGSLFGPRLGLTAVMLLWLTAPLITASSHLRFWRDIPTRPVPARDVSTLE; this is translated from the coding sequence ATGTCGTCCGGTCCCGCCACCTTGGAGACCGAGTCCGTCCGCGAACGGGACTTCCGCCTGCTGTGGATCGGCAGCGGCATCAGCCAGCTGTGCGGCATGGCGACCGTCGTCGCCTTCCCGCTGCTCGCCGCCCAGACCCTGGGCGCGTCGGTCGGCCAGGTCGGCCTCATCACCGCGGCGGGCTACCTCCCCTGGCTGATCCTGACCCTGCCGGCGGGGGTGTACAGCGCGCGGCTGCCCCCGCGCACCATGCTGCTCCTCGCCGACCTCGGCCGCGCGCTCATCGTGACCATCGTGCCGATCCTGTCGGCCACCGGCCATCTGGCGCTGTGGCATCTGTATCTGTCCAATGTGCTGGTCAGCTGCGCGACCGTGTTCTACGAGATCGTGTACCTGTCCATGCCGCCCCGGATGCTGCCGCAGGACAAGCTGGTCTACGGCAACATAAGGCTGCAGATCGCGCGCGCGGTGTCACTGGCGTTCGGCCCCACCCTGGCGGGGTTCACCGTGCAGCTGGTCGGGCCCGAGAGCGCGCCGCTGCTCAACTCGGCGGGGTTCGTGGCCTCGGCGTCCTGCAATCTGCTGATGCGCTCCCACATCGAGTCCGCCCGGGGCTCGGACCGGCCCTCGGGGCTGTGGGCCGAGCTCGGGGAGGCAGCCCGGTTCATCCGCGGACAGCCGGTGATGCTGGCCTCGATCGCGGGCTCGGCCGTCGGCAACTGCTGCTTCGCCGCCTACGAGGCACTCGTCGTGATCTTCCTCGCCCATGACGTCGGCATCGCCCCCGGCACCCTGGGCATGCTGCTCGGGTCGGTCGGCATCGGCGGGCTGATCGGCGCGTTCAGCGCGGGCCGGGTCAGCCGCCGCCTGGGCACGGCGCGCGCGGTGTGGCTGCCCGCCGCCGTACTGGCCCCGACCGGACTGCTGCTGCCGCTGACCCGGGCGGGCTCGGGGCTGCTGCTGTTCCTGTGCGGGGCGCTGCTGTTCCACGCCGGCTTCTCCATCTTCACCGTCGGCCAGGCGACCCTGGTCCAACTGCTCACGCCACCACAGCTGTTGCAGCGGACCGTGGCCTGCGTCCGCTTCATCAGCCGGGGCATGCTCTTCTTCGGCGGACTGGTCGGCGGCGGCCTGGGCAGCCTGTTCGGCCCGCGCCTGGGACTGACCGCGGTGATGCTGCTGTGGCTCACCGCTCCCCTCATCACCGCGTCCTCGCACCTGCGTTTCTGGCGGGACATCCCCACCCGGCCCGTGCCGGCCCGGGACGTATCCACTCTGGAGTGA
- a CDS encoding acyltransferase domain-containing protein has product MLVFSAADRAALTDAARTAARSLADGAAPDSVPPARPVPPEHDVERLAVTAPDTAGLIEGLSFFADGLASPRWAAGRPDGAAARTAWCFGGHGSQWPGMGRALLSEVPAAAKVLTELDALLPNGVVEPLLGTADGDGSPATTQPLIFAVQVATAHWLLSLGLRPAAVVGHSLGEVAAAHVAGALTLADAARVVAVRSRLLGSAAGGGAMATVNLDRHTVERRCALIPGTVVVAAHSAPNETVVTGEGSATRALVAELEAEGVRCRHIRINAASHSPFVDGVLPRMRAELADLTPGEPSIPWISTVDADADGAPVETVDATADYWTRNLRRPVRFTEAVSALARRGIRAYAEIGPHPVLLPPLRQTLRAEGVEDPLVVASGSRTTPEPVSLPRLLGALHCRGLDLPAPPGVRA; this is encoded by the coding sequence TTGCTGGTTTTCTCCGCCGCCGACCGGGCGGCTTTGACCGACGCGGCGCGAACGGCGGCCCGGTCGCTGGCCGATGGCGCCGCCCCCGACTCGGTGCCGCCCGCCCGGCCCGTGCCGCCCGAGCACGACGTGGAGCGCCTTGCCGTCACGGCGCCGGACACGGCCGGCCTGATCGAAGGGCTCTCCTTCTTCGCCGACGGCCTGGCGAGCCCGCGCTGGGCGGCCGGCCGCCCCGACGGCGCGGCCGCCCGTACCGCCTGGTGCTTCGGCGGCCACGGCAGCCAGTGGCCGGGCATGGGGCGCGCCCTGCTGAGTGAAGTCCCGGCGGCGGCCAAGGTGCTGACCGAGCTGGACGCGCTGCTGCCGAACGGGGTCGTGGAACCGCTGCTGGGCACGGCCGACGGCGACGGCAGCCCCGCGACGACCCAGCCGCTCATCTTCGCCGTGCAGGTCGCCACGGCCCACTGGCTGCTCTCGCTGGGGCTGCGCCCCGCCGCGGTGGTGGGCCACAGCCTCGGCGAGGTCGCCGCCGCCCATGTCGCGGGCGCGCTGACCCTCGCCGACGCGGCACGGGTGGTGGCGGTGCGCTCCCGGCTGCTCGGCAGCGCGGCGGGCGGCGGCGCGATGGCGACGGTCAACCTCGACCGGCACACCGTCGAGCGGCGCTGCGCCCTGATCCCGGGCACGGTCGTCGTGGCCGCCCACTCCGCGCCGAACGAGACGGTGGTGACCGGGGAGGGATCGGCGACGCGGGCGCTGGTGGCCGAGCTGGAGGCGGAGGGGGTGCGCTGCCGCCACATCCGCATCAACGCGGCCTCGCACAGCCCGTTCGTGGACGGCGTACTGCCGCGGATGCGCGCCGAACTGGCCGACCTCACCCCGGGGGAGCCGAGCATCCCCTGGATCTCGACCGTGGACGCCGACGCCGACGGGGCACCGGTGGAGACCGTGGACGCCACCGCCGACTACTGGACGCGCAATCTGCGCCGGCCCGTCCGTTTCACCGAGGCGGTCTCCGCGCTCGCCCGCCGGGGGATCAGGGCGTACGCGGAGATCGGCCCGCATCCCGTCCTGCTTCCGCCGCTGCGCCAGACCCTGCGCGCCGAGGGCGTCGAGGATCCGCTGGTGGTCGCCTCGGGCAGCCGGACGACCCCCGAACCCGTCTCGCTGCCGCGCCTGCTGGGCGCCCTGCACTGCCGGGGCCTGGACCTCCCGGCGCCGCCCGGCGTCCGGGCATGA
- a CDS encoding AAA family ATPase has translation MPETSFQGQIVDTEPASDVFLVIGIPGCGKSSVSAELARRFPLGAHIEGDHLQDLIVAGGHLPSPEEDLEADRQLLLRARNAAVLARSFHAAGVVPVIDDVVVRRAHLDFYREQLKGLPLRLIVLAPSAEVVSRRVAERDKVLADDWSFLDEALRKELTGEGTWFDSSELSLADTVDAVLADGRV, from the coding sequence ATGCCGGAAACCTCGTTCCAGGGCCAGATCGTCGATACCGAACCCGCCTCCGACGTATTTCTCGTCATCGGTATTCCCGGGTGCGGCAAGAGTTCGGTGTCGGCGGAGCTGGCCCGCCGGTTCCCCCTCGGCGCGCACATCGAGGGCGACCACCTCCAGGACCTGATCGTGGCGGGCGGGCATCTGCCCTCGCCCGAGGAGGACTTGGAGGCGGACCGGCAGCTGCTGCTGCGGGCGCGCAACGCCGCGGTGCTGGCGCGCAGCTTCCACGCGGCCGGGGTCGTCCCGGTCATCGACGACGTGGTGGTGCGGCGTGCGCATCTGGACTTCTACCGCGAGCAGTTGAAGGGGCTGCCGCTGCGCCTGATCGTGCTGGCGCCGTCGGCGGAGGTGGTCTCCCGGCGGGTGGCCGAGCGGGACAAGGTGCTGGCGGACGACTGGTCCTTCCTGGACGAGGCCCTGCGCAAGGAACTCACCGGGGAGGGCACCTGGTTCGACAGCTCCGAGCTGAGCCTGGCCGACACCGTGGACGCGGTGCTGGCGGACGGCCGCGTCTAG
- a CDS encoding inositol-3-phosphate synthase: MGKIRVAIAGVGNCAASLVQGVHYYADADPAARVPGLMHVRFGGYHVGDLEFVAAFDVDAKKVGQDLASAISRSENNTVKICDVPPTGVTVLRGPTMDGLGHYYRETITESADDPADVVAVLRESRADVLVSYLPVGSEEADKFYAQCAIDAGVAFVNALPVFIASDPVWAAKFTEAGVPIIGDDIKSQVGATITHRVLARLFEDRGVHLERTMQLNVGGNMDFRNMLERERLASKKTSKTQSVTSQIERGLGKDDVHIGPSDHVPWLADRKWAYVRLEGRAFGDVPLALEYKLEVWDSPNSAGVIIDAVRAAKTALDRGIGGPLLAPSSYFMKSPPEQYRDSEAFDAVEAFIAAAPDGPAAP, translated from the coding sequence ATGGGCAAGATCCGTGTGGCCATAGCGGGGGTCGGCAACTGCGCCGCCTCGCTCGTCCAGGGAGTGCACTACTACGCCGACGCGGACCCGGCGGCCCGGGTGCCGGGTCTGATGCACGTCCGGTTCGGCGGCTACCACGTGGGCGACCTGGAGTTCGTCGCCGCGTTCGACGTGGACGCCAAGAAGGTCGGCCAGGACCTGGCGTCGGCCATCTCCCGGTCGGAGAACAACACCGTCAAGATCTGCGACGTCCCGCCCACCGGTGTCACCGTGCTGCGCGGACCCACCATGGACGGGCTCGGCCACTACTACCGCGAGACCATCACGGAGTCCGCCGACGACCCGGCCGACGTCGTCGCGGTGCTCCGGGAGAGCCGGGCCGACGTCCTGGTGTCCTATCTGCCGGTGGGCAGCGAGGAGGCCGACAAGTTCTACGCCCAGTGCGCCATCGACGCGGGCGTGGCCTTCGTCAACGCGCTTCCCGTGTTCATCGCCTCCGACCCGGTGTGGGCGGCCAAGTTCACCGAGGCCGGCGTGCCGATCATCGGCGACGACATCAAGTCGCAGGTGGGAGCGACGATCACCCATCGCGTCCTGGCCCGCCTGTTCGAGGATCGCGGGGTGCACCTCGAACGCACGATGCAGCTCAACGTCGGTGGGAACATGGACTTCCGCAACATGCTGGAGCGCGAGCGCCTCGCCTCGAAGAAGACGTCGAAGACCCAGTCGGTGACGTCGCAGATCGAGCGGGGCCTGGGCAAGGACGACGTGCACATCGGGCCGTCCGACCACGTGCCGTGGCTGGCCGACCGCAAGTGGGCGTACGTACGCCTGGAGGGCCGCGCGTTCGGCGACGTACCGCTGGCCCTGGAGTACAAGCTGGAGGTGTGGGACTCGCCCAACTCGGCGGGCGTCATCATCGACGCCGTACGCGCCGCGAAGACCGCGCTCGACCGGGGCATCGGCGGACCGCTGCTCGCCCCCTCGTCGTACTTCATGAAGTCGCCCCCCGAGCAGTACCGCGACTCCGAAGCCTTCGACGCCGTGGAGGCGTTCATCGCCGCCGCTCCCGACGGGCCCGCCGCACCGTGA